A stretch of DNA from Gemmatimonadaceae bacterium:
TCGCGATCCCTGCCAGCGCTGCGTAGTCGGCGCGCGAACGCGCCACGGCCCGCAATCCGCACACGAACTCGATGCGCGTGCCCTGCTTTACCTTCTCCGTGCGCCGCAGCAGGACCGCCCCGATCTCACCCGTGGCCCGCACGTGGGTGCCCCCGCAGGCGCTGCGGTCCACGTCGGCGATGGTCACAATTCTGATGTCGCCGGCGCGGTCCGACGGCTTGCGCAGCGCGGCGGCCTGCGCCGCGTTTTCGAACGACACCGATACCGCCCGGTTCTCGGCAATCAGCGCGTTGGCGCGATCCTCGGCCGCTGTCAGTCGCGTCCGGGGCGTGATGCCGGCGTCGACGTCGAGCGTGGAGACCGCGTCTCCGAAGTGCACGCTCACCGTCTTCCATCCGAACAGATCCTCGAGCACCGCCGAGAGCAGGTGTTGCCCCGTGTGCTGCTGCATGTGGTCCAGGCGACGCGGCCCGTCCACCCGCCCATGGACCGCGCCGCTCGTCCGCGCCATGGGCGCATCGAGGACGTGGGCGATCCCGGTATCTTCATCGATGACGTCCACCACCCGACAATCACCGAGCGTCCCGGTGTCGAAGAGCTGTCCGCCCGACGTGGGGTAGAACGCCGTGCGATCGAGATACACGCGTCGACCGTCGCCGGCCACCTCGACGATCGTAGCGTCGAAGTCGGTCGCATATGCATCGTTGTAGTAGAGCCTGATCGTCATGGCGCTCTAAACATTCCCCCCGGGCCACCCAATTTGAAGAGCCGGCCGCGCATTCCGTGAAATCCCTGCCCATCGACGAAGCCCTTCCCGCGCTCCGCGCGGCGCTGCGCGTACACGCCAGCGCGGTGCTGCAGGCGCCCCCCGGCGCGGGCAAGACCACGCGGGTGCCGCTCGCCCTGCTCGACGAGCCCTGGCTGGCCGGCCGGACGATCGTGATGCTCGAGCCGCGCCGCCTCGCCACCCGAGCCGCGGCCCGCTTCATGGCCCGCACGCTGGGTGAGGCGCCCGGGCAGACGGTAGGCTTCCGCGTGCGCGGCGAATCGCGCGTGGGACGCGGCACCCGCGTCGAGGTGGTGACCGAGGGGATTCTCACCCGCCGGCTCGAGCACGACCCGGGGCTCGACGGCGTCGGGCTCGTGATCTTCGACGAGTTTCACGAGCGCAGCGTGCACGCCGACCTCGGACTGGCGCTCGCCCTGCAGACGCAACTGCTGCTGCGCGAGGACCTGCGG
This window harbors:
- a CDS encoding alanyl-tRNA editing protein encodes the protein MTIRLYYNDAYATDFDATIVEVAGDGRRVYLDRTAFYPTSGGQLFDTGTLGDCRVVDVIDEDTGIAHVLDAPMARTSGAVHGRVDGPRRLDHMQQHTGQHLLSAVLEDLFGWKTVSVHFGDAVSTLDVDAGITPRTRLTAAEDRANALIAENRAVSVSFENAAQAAALRKPSDRAGDIRIVTIADVDRSACGGTHVRATGEIGAVLLRRTEKVKQGTRIEFVCGLRAVARSRADYAALAGIANLVSSSVDDAAGVVEARLAAGQEAESVRRKLARELDAYHARERYDSAPADGRGVRRVVEVRAAGTLDELRGLAHAVCALPRAAFVGAVTGEGEGAVIVGTSDDSGLVAGAVLKAALGAAGGRGGGSPRMAQGAVAAAHLDTVIQAVLGAWDGTS